Proteins encoded in a region of the Veillonella parvula genome:
- a CDS encoding YolD-like family protein gives MKHRMSRLQRAKQFMPFAALRGFEALLAAVAKPKENRAELSEDQIDELNTVLQSVRCGEWVRIVYYNKRKYTELIGAVDMISEQLQILSVQGTVIPFRYIKELNLYDI, from the coding sequence ATGAAACATCGCATGTCTCGGTTACAGCGAGCAAAACAATTTATGCCCTTTGCGGCATTGAGGGGATTTGAAGCGTTATTAGCCGCTGTAGCAAAGCCAAAAGAAAATCGGGCAGAGTTATCAGAGGATCAAATAGACGAGTTAAATACAGTTTTACAATCTGTACGTTGTGGGGAGTGGGTACGAATCGTTTACTACAACAAACGAAAATATACGGAACTTATAGGCGCTGTTGATATGATTAGTGAGCAATTACAAATTCTATCTGTACAAGGAACTGTTATTCCTTTCAGATATATTAAAGAGCTGAACTTGTATGATATATAA
- a CDS encoding DNA repair protein: MGSGDTDRMYMCIDLKCFYASVECADLGLDPFTTPLVVADGSRGKGAITLAISPALKKLGVKNRSRLFQIPPYIEYLTVKPHMKRYMQVSAEIYGTLLKYVAPEDVHVYSIDEYFIDITPYLPLYKKTPRQLAQMLLDAVLEATKIYATVGIGTNLFLAKIALDILAKHASDFIGYLDESLFKETIWYHQPLTDIWQIGKGIANRLHKYGAYDLHGITMIPETKLYKEFGINAELIIDHAWGREPCTIADIHAYRPIKHSISHSQILLRNYTYEEAYVPMREMVESLVLELLQIKGVTNHIHVHIGYADEMMRSTGGSKKLKQYTDSLQVLTAAVIKLYEQHCRKNELIRRIGISFEDLVNRSAIPQEVDLFSTLTTNEEEKERQVQEAMLSIKEQFGKNSILRASSLQEEGTMRFRNTLVGGHNGE; this comes from the coding sequence ATGGGTTCAGGTGATACGGATCGGATGTATATGTGTATTGATTTGAAGTGTTTTTACGCGTCTGTAGAGTGTGCCGATTTGGGACTGGATCCGTTTACAACACCTCTGGTGGTGGCCGATGGTTCTCGTGGCAAGGGGGCTATTACGTTGGCTATTTCTCCTGCCTTAAAAAAGTTAGGTGTTAAAAATCGCAGCCGATTATTTCAGATTCCACCGTATATTGAGTATTTGACGGTGAAGCCACATATGAAGCGGTATATGCAGGTGTCTGCTGAGATTTATGGAACCTTGCTCAAGTATGTGGCGCCCGAAGATGTGCATGTGTACTCTATCGACGAGTATTTCATCGATATTACGCCCTATTTACCACTATATAAAAAGACGCCTCGTCAGTTGGCGCAGATGTTACTCGATGCTGTGCTAGAGGCAACGAAGATTTATGCCACCGTTGGAATCGGAACAAATTTGTTTCTTGCTAAGATTGCCCTTGATATTTTGGCGAAACATGCGTCTGATTTTATAGGCTATCTTGATGAAAGCCTTTTTAAAGAGACAATCTGGTATCATCAGCCTTTGACCGATATATGGCAGATTGGTAAGGGCATAGCTAATCGTTTGCATAAGTATGGTGCTTATGACTTACATGGTATTACTATGATTCCAGAGACGAAGTTGTACAAGGAGTTTGGCATTAATGCAGAGCTCATCATTGACCATGCTTGGGGCCGTGAGCCTTGTACGATTGCGGATATCCATGCGTATCGACCTATTAAGCACTCTATCTCGCACAGTCAGATTTTGTTGCGTAATTATACCTATGAAGAGGCATACGTGCCTATGCGCGAAATGGTAGAGTCCTTGGTATTAGAGCTTTTACAAATCAAAGGGGTCACGAATCACATTCATGTCCATATCGGCTATGCTGATGAAATGATGCGCTCTACAGGAGGTTCTAAAAAGCTTAAGCAGTACACTGACTCTTTGCAGGTGTTAACGGCGGCAGTTATTAAATTATACGAGCAGCATTGCCGTAAAAATGAGCTCATCCGTCGCATAGGAATCAGCTTTGAGGATTTAGTCAATCGATCCGCCATACCTCAAGAGGTGGACCTATTTAGCACTCTTACTACAAATGAAGAGGAAAAAGAGCGACAGGTACAAGAGGCTATGCTATCCATTAAGGAACAGTTTGGTAAGAATTCTATTTTGCGTGCATCGAGCTTACAAGAGGAAGGCACCATGCGCTTTAGAAATACCTTGGTAGGCGGTCATAATGGGGAATAG
- the dnaB gene encoding replicative DNA helicase — protein MDVRIPPHNLDAEKAVLGALLTNGSNMGAVVDTVTSILKSEDFYRDAHRIIYDAILEIVHANKTADFITVGEELDRRKRLDAVGGLAYITSLANESVSYNVEEHAKIISEKAQLRRLIDAGNKIVGMTYAGEDEPTAILNKAEQMVLDVSGQTQSESSFAAIGEVVLSNLDKLNALQQHDGAITGVPTGFKDVDHIFNGLQKSDLILVAARPAMGKTAFTLNIAQNVTMLYDKTVAFFSLEMGKEQLVGRILSSVAGVSSEKLRRANMDPADWEKVIAAADRMSKSKLFIDDTPGLTVQDMRSKLRRLKVEHGLDLVIVDYIQLMQGRNAGKGSENRQQEVSEISRNLKLIAREFNVPVIALSQLSRSVESRPDKRPVLSDLRESGSLEQDADIVIFLYRDKYYDENSEKGDNAEVLIRKHRNGSIGTVELQFVGELTQFRDVEFRDLGPEQ, from the coding sequence ATGGATGTACGCATTCCACCGCATAATCTAGATGCGGAAAAGGCCGTTTTGGGGGCTTTATTAACTAATGGATCCAATATGGGCGCCGTTGTAGATACGGTGACAAGTATTCTTAAATCTGAAGATTTTTACCGCGATGCACATCGTATTATTTACGATGCCATTTTAGAAATCGTGCATGCCAATAAGACAGCTGACTTTATTACCGTTGGTGAAGAGCTAGATCGTCGTAAGCGCCTCGATGCGGTAGGTGGTCTTGCTTATATTACATCTCTTGCGAATGAATCTGTTTCCTACAATGTTGAGGAACATGCGAAAATTATCAGCGAGAAAGCTCAGTTGCGCCGCCTCATCGATGCAGGAAATAAAATCGTTGGCATGACGTATGCTGGCGAAGATGAGCCGACGGCTATCCTTAACAAGGCAGAGCAAATGGTATTAGACGTAAGCGGTCAAACCCAGTCTGAATCATCCTTTGCTGCCATTGGGGAAGTGGTTTTATCTAATTTAGATAAACTTAATGCATTGCAACAGCATGATGGCGCTATTACAGGCGTGCCAACAGGCTTTAAAGATGTAGACCATATTTTTAATGGCTTACAAAAATCTGACCTCATCCTCGTAGCAGCTCGTCCTGCGATGGGGAAAACAGCTTTCACCTTGAACATTGCTCAAAACGTAACGATGTTGTATGACAAGACGGTGGCGTTCTTCTCCTTGGAAATGGGTAAGGAACAGCTCGTTGGTCGTATTTTGTCCTCCGTGGCAGGTGTGAGCTCTGAAAAACTGCGCCGTGCGAATATGGATCCTGCTGACTGGGAAAAGGTCATTGCCGCAGCGGACCGCATGAGCAAATCCAAGCTATTTATCGATGATACGCCGGGCCTTACCGTACAAGATATGCGCTCTAAGTTGCGCCGTCTCAAGGTTGAACATGGCCTCGATCTCGTTATCGTCGATTATATTCAGTTGATGCAAGGTCGAAATGCTGGTAAGGGTAGCGAAAACCGTCAACAAGAGGTGTCCGAAATCTCTCGTAATCTTAAATTGATTGCTCGTGAATTTAACGTGCCGGTTATCGCTTTATCGCAGTTGTCTCGTAGTGTTGAAAGCAGACCAGATAAACGGCCTGTGCTTTCGGACCTTCGTGAATCTGGCTCCCTTGAGCAGGATGCGGATATTGTTATCTTCTTGTACCGCGATAAATATTACGATGAAAACTCTGAAAAAGGGGACAATGCAGAAGTCCTCATTCGTAAACACCGTAATGGATCCATCGGTACCGTGGAACTCCAATTCGTTGGGGAATTAACACAATTTAGAGACGTAGAATTCCGAGACTTAGGGCCGGAACAATAA
- the rplI gene encoding 50S ribosomal protein L9 produces MKVVLLEDVKKVGKKGEIVEVSDAYGRNVLIKKGLGLEGTATNVNNAKQKQESIAHNKAVANDEAKILAAQLTKVEVTVKVRMGEEGRVFGSVTAKDISDAAKAQYKVDIDKKKIEIKEPLKTLGVHDVLVRVHPEITSTIKVNVVAE; encoded by the coding sequence ATGAAAGTAGTATTGTTAGAAGATGTTAAAAAAGTTGGTAAAAAAGGCGAAATCGTTGAAGTTAGTGACGCATATGGCCGTAACGTGTTGATCAAGAAAGGTCTCGGCCTTGAAGGTACAGCAACTAACGTAAATAATGCGAAACAAAAACAAGAATCCATTGCTCATAATAAAGCCGTTGCAAATGACGAAGCTAAGATCTTGGCAGCTCAATTGACTAAGGTTGAAGTAACTGTAAAAGTTCGCATGGGCGAAGAAGGCCGCGTATTCGGCTCTGTTACTGCTAAAGATATTTCCGATGCTGCTAAAGCTCAATATAAAGTAGATATCGATAAAAAGAAAATCGAAATCAAAGAACCATTGAAAACATTGGGCGTACATGACGTACTAGTTCGTGTTCATCCTGAAATTACAAGTACTATCAAGGTTAATGTAGTAGCCGAATAA
- a CDS encoding DHH family phosphoesterase: MKSFQRRWKGLEITIVAVLVLLLLLLAYLNWAIAILALIIVVAAYLVNYNTLHNRRRLAREQFSAMMKNVTQASNFALQNLPMGIVLVNKQGTLVWNNSVFADWVKVDWNKLQKMSALLPGFRIDKIWGKSGYMTEKYENRYFQIIYKFIDPRDTRSDIDSEDELAEHAVMALYFKDITDLEKARIKAEEGQPVWGMIQIDNLEELTKGLSDREYTSIWTDINNIIMDEIDRYEGFIRNFQDDMYTFAISRGALHEMEEDGFKVLERIRKVPSPRQVPATISIGISENVGSVKDVSGRARAALDIALGRGGDQVCIMDGESTRFFGGNTAGVEKNTRVRARVVSQAIHELMIDSDKILIMGHQREDYDALGGIIGVAAIARALGKDVRIALSKETSAIDKMVNVLNESEFWKENIITAEAARVWVDANTLTVVCDTHRQEMVAAQEALEISERRIVIDHHRRAADFVENPLLTYLEPTASSTSELVTELVQYAGVPVKLSKAEATGIYAGIVLDTKNFVQQTGARTFEAAAFLRRAGADIDRVKQLFIETFDSIQLRAKMVFEASRTEGIAISVAPEGLKDMMALAAQSADMLISNEDIEAAFVLYSLNDGGIGVSARSKGKVNVQVVMEALGGGGHRTVAGAQLQGMTIEEAKQAILEHALEALHSAEQEEE, encoded by the coding sequence ATGAAATCCTTTCAACGGAGATGGAAAGGTTTAGAAATTACCATTGTTGCCGTTCTCGTATTATTGCTATTATTGCTGGCCTATTTAAATTGGGCTATTGCGATTTTAGCATTAATCATTGTAGTAGCGGCGTATTTGGTTAATTATAATACCCTTCATAACCGGCGTCGTTTAGCAAGAGAGCAGTTTAGTGCGATGATGAAAAATGTCACACAAGCTTCTAACTTTGCTTTACAAAATTTGCCAATGGGGATTGTTCTTGTTAATAAGCAAGGCACATTGGTGTGGAATAATAGTGTTTTCGCTGACTGGGTTAAGGTCGACTGGAATAAGCTCCAAAAAATGTCTGCCTTGTTACCTGGTTTCCGTATCGATAAAATCTGGGGTAAGTCCGGATATATGACGGAAAAATATGAAAATCGATATTTTCAAATTATTTATAAATTTATCGATCCTCGGGATACGCGATCAGATATTGATAGTGAAGATGAACTTGCGGAACATGCAGTGATGGCATTGTACTTTAAGGACATTACTGACCTAGAAAAAGCCCGTATTAAAGCCGAAGAGGGGCAGCCTGTATGGGGTATGATTCAAATCGATAATCTCGAAGAATTGACAAAAGGCCTTAGTGATCGTGAGTATACTAGTATTTGGACAGATATAAATAATATCATTATGGATGAAATCGATCGCTACGAAGGTTTTATTCGTAACTTCCAAGATGATATGTATACCTTTGCCATTTCTCGTGGTGCGCTTCATGAGATGGAGGAAGACGGGTTTAAAGTGCTCGAACGAATCCGTAAAGTACCATCTCCGCGTCAAGTACCAGCTACGATTTCTATTGGTATTAGTGAAAATGTAGGTTCTGTGAAAGATGTATCTGGTCGTGCTCGTGCAGCCTTAGATATCGCCTTAGGTCGCGGTGGTGACCAAGTGTGTATTATGGATGGTGAAAGTACACGTTTCTTTGGTGGCAATACGGCAGGCGTTGAGAAGAATACACGTGTTCGTGCTCGTGTTGTATCTCAAGCTATACATGAGCTTATGATTGATTCTGATAAGATCCTTATCATGGGGCATCAGCGTGAAGACTATGATGCCTTAGGTGGCATTATCGGTGTAGCCGCCATTGCTCGAGCACTTGGTAAAGACGTGCGCATTGCGCTTTCAAAAGAAACTAGCGCCATCGATAAAATGGTGAATGTTCTTAATGAGTCAGAGTTCTGGAAAGAGAATATTATTACTGCAGAAGCTGCAAGAGTATGGGTAGATGCGAATACGCTCACTGTCGTGTGTGATACGCATCGTCAGGAAATGGTGGCGGCTCAAGAGGCGCTTGAAATTTCTGAACGACGCATCGTTATCGACCATCATCGCCGCGCAGCGGACTTTGTGGAAAATCCATTGCTTACCTATTTGGAACCAACTGCATCGTCCACATCTGAGCTCGTAACAGAGCTTGTACAATATGCAGGAGTTCCTGTGAAGCTTTCAAAAGCGGAAGCCACAGGTATCTATGCAGGTATCGTGCTAGATACAAAGAACTTTGTTCAACAAACTGGTGCGCGAACCTTTGAGGCCGCAGCATTCTTGCGCCGTGCAGGGGCGGATATCGACAGAGTTAAACAATTGTTTATTGAAACCTTCGATTCTATCCAATTGCGTGCTAAAATGGTATTTGAAGCAAGTCGTACTGAAGGAATTGCTATTTCTGTAGCGCCTGAAGGCTTGAAGGATATGATGGCGTTGGCTGCACAAAGTGCGGACATGCTCATCAGTAATGAAGATATTGAAGCTGCCTTTGTACTATATTCCCTAAATGATGGCGGTATCGGCGTTAGTGCTCGATCCAAGGGCAAGGTAAACGTACAAGTTGTAATGGAAGCCTTGGGTGGTGGCGGTCATAGAACTGTGGCTGGTGCTCAATTACAAGGTATGACCATAGAGGAAGCGAAGCAGGCCATTTTGGAGCATGCTCTTGAGGCGCTTCATTCCGCAGAACAAGAGGAGGAATAA
- a CDS encoding DUF2232 domain-containing protein, with amino-acid sequence MNKTNTRAMVETAFVSTIVVMLTIVGSTVPFLSLLATLVAPSGIALIGIRWGSRYSCAASVVAFVLVSLLVGPLMAMATILAYSLPSIFLGEAFRANWSFGKLIVIPAIALTLTSLIGILISAGLTSFDLSQISRMIDVDLKNAIIESVKQQPMTQEQMDAYINRLDFAFQQVKRMLLAYWFAANAIVIYILAKLVSYIGRRTNSVMRILPTMDTWRMPLWGAGVLAVGIILAYAGPYLGYTESILADVGLNLALFGAMICGLNGITCLLSIMKSYNLAGIFKFAIIAFLYIMSPLALVIYGIFDMFLDMRARFEKRSS; translated from the coding sequence ATGAATAAAACAAATACAAGAGCGATGGTGGAAACTGCCTTTGTATCGACCATTGTTGTTATGTTAACTATAGTAGGATCGACAGTGCCTTTCCTTAGTTTGCTTGCCACCTTGGTTGCACCTTCTGGGATTGCACTGATAGGTATTCGCTGGGGGAGCCGATATAGTTGTGCCGCGTCAGTGGTAGCTTTTGTCCTCGTTTCACTTTTAGTAGGCCCATTAATGGCAATGGCTACTATTTTGGCATATTCTTTGCCGAGTATTTTTCTTGGAGAAGCTTTTAGAGCGAATTGGTCTTTTGGTAAACTTATCGTTATACCTGCTATTGCACTTACTTTAACGAGCCTTATAGGAATTTTAATTTCTGCAGGCCTCACATCTTTTGACTTATCTCAGATTAGTCGAATGATCGATGTAGATCTTAAGAATGCTATAATTGAGTCTGTAAAGCAGCAACCTATGACACAAGAACAGATGGATGCATATATTAACCGTTTAGATTTTGCATTTCAGCAAGTGAAACGAATGCTTCTAGCCTATTGGTTTGCAGCGAATGCAATAGTGATTTATATCTTGGCTAAGCTTGTATCGTATATCGGTCGCCGTACAAATAGTGTGATGCGTATATTGCCAACGATGGATACGTGGCGCATGCCGCTTTGGGGGGCTGGTGTACTAGCGGTTGGTATAATCCTTGCTTATGCTGGGCCATATCTTGGCTATACTGAAAGTATTCTTGCTGATGTAGGCCTTAACCTAGCTTTATTTGGTGCTATGATTTGTGGACTTAATGGCATTACATGCTTGTTGTCCATCATGAAATCCTATAATTTAGCAGGTATTTTTAAATTTGCTATTATAGCTTTTTTATATATAATGAGTCCATTGGCACTCGTTATATATGGTATTTTTGATATGTTTTTAGATATGAGAGCACGTTTCGAAAAACGTAGCTCATAA
- a CDS encoding ribonuclease J translates to MLNKLMNKILGGTVNTTDNQVTAQVKAEPTVAKTATLTAAAEGEQKQTRRRTNTRRPAGEGRTRQQTAGEGEGATRQRRSTNTRTSANGGRTNTTRRTNTRRNAEQGEGQERKTRQTRAPRGENTRNTRTNNGRNGQNGQNRNNNRSNNRSTGWNNQEEQVELVGRTPNGANKGKFQIIPLGGLGEIGKNMTIFQYEDEIIVLDSGLAFPSEDMLGVDIVIPDMSYIIENKDRVKAVVITHGHEDHIGSLAYLMKEISCPVYATNLVCGLIEGKFKEHKVSPKCLRTIAAGDEVQIGQVTVGFIQTNHSIPDSCAVYFNTPIGTVLHTGDFKIDQTPVDGRLMDMHKFAELGNKGVLALLSDSTNVEKPGTTGSESSVGPAIKQAVGEAKGRVVLATFASNVSRIQQAIDAAVMFNRKVVVMGRSMVNVTEIAQERGYLNIPPNTIIDVDVMHNYTDDQIMILTTGSQGEPMAGLSRMATSNHRTVELAPNDTVIISATPIPGNEGAVGRTIDNLLRLGCNVVYGKDRGIHVSGHASQEELKTMLNLVRPEYFIPVHGEYRMLRRHGELGVAMGVDPKKVLIGDNGQIFEFDKDGGRKGGRVQAGAIFVDGLGVGDVGNIVIRDRQQLAQEGMVIVVMAMDKASGTIVAGPDLVSRGFVYVRDAEELMLAAEHRVEQVLEDCEMQRIKDWTTIKQNVRDALGKFFYDKTRRRPMILPIIQDV, encoded by the coding sequence ATGTTAAATAAATTAATGAACAAAATTTTAGGAGGAACTGTGAATACAACAGATAATCAGGTTACTGCGCAAGTGAAAGCAGAACCAACAGTAGCAAAAACTGCTACTCTTACAGCTGCGGCTGAAGGCGAGCAAAAACAAACGCGTCGCCGTACAAATACACGCCGCCCTGCTGGCGAAGGTCGTACGCGCCAACAAACAGCTGGTGAAGGTGAAGGTGCAACACGCCAACGCCGTTCTACAAATACTCGCACAAGTGCGAATGGTGGCCGTACTAATACGACTCGCCGTACAAATACACGTCGCAATGCCGAACAAGGTGAAGGTCAAGAACGCAAAACTCGTCAAACTCGTGCACCGCGTGGTGAAAATACACGTAATACGCGTACTAATAATGGTCGCAATGGTCAAAATGGTCAGAACCGCAATAATAACCGCTCAAATAATCGTTCTACAGGTTGGAACAATCAAGAGGAACAAGTGGAATTAGTCGGTCGCACACCAAATGGCGCCAACAAGGGAAAATTCCAAATCATTCCATTAGGTGGTCTTGGTGAAATTGGTAAAAATATGACTATCTTCCAATACGAGGACGAAATCATCGTTCTTGACTCTGGGCTTGCATTCCCTAGTGAAGATATGCTTGGCGTAGATATCGTTATTCCTGATATGAGCTATATCATCGAGAATAAAGACCGCGTGAAAGCTGTCGTAATTACTCATGGTCATGAGGATCATATCGGTTCTTTGGCATACCTTATGAAAGAAATTAGTTGCCCAGTATACGCAACAAACCTCGTTTGTGGATTAATCGAAGGCAAGTTTAAAGAACATAAGGTATCTCCAAAATGTCTGCGTACGATTGCTGCCGGCGATGAAGTTCAAATTGGTCAAGTGACTGTTGGTTTCATCCAAACAAATCACTCCATTCCTGACTCCTGCGCTGTATACTTTAATACACCAATCGGGACGGTTCTTCATACAGGGGACTTTAAAATTGACCAAACCCCAGTTGATGGCCGTTTGATGGATATGCACAAATTTGCTGAGCTCGGTAACAAAGGCGTATTAGCGCTATTATCGGACTCTACAAATGTAGAAAAACCAGGTACTACTGGTTCTGAAAGTTCCGTAGGTCCTGCGATTAAACAAGCTGTTGGAGAAGCAAAAGGCCGCGTTGTTTTGGCAACATTCGCATCCAACGTATCCCGTATCCAACAAGCTATTGATGCGGCGGTTATGTTCAACCGTAAGGTTGTAGTTATGGGCCGCAGCATGGTCAATGTTACAGAAATTGCCCAAGAACGCGGATACTTGAATATTCCACCAAATACAATCATCGATGTAGATGTAATGCACAACTACACAGATGATCAAATCATGATCTTAACGACTGGTTCTCAAGGTGAACCGATGGCAGGCTTGTCCCGTATGGCAACAAGCAATCATCGCACTGTAGAATTGGCACCGAATGATACTGTTATCATCTCCGCTACACCAATTCCAGGCAACGAAGGTGCTGTAGGTAGAACTATCGATAACTTACTTCGTTTAGGTTGTAATGTGGTATATGGTAAAGACCGTGGTATCCACGTATCTGGTCATGCGAGCCAAGAAGAGCTTAAAACAATGCTTAACCTTGTTCGTCCAGAATACTTTATCCCAGTTCATGGTGAGTACCGTATGTTGCGTCGTCATGGTGAACTTGGTGTGGCTATGGGCGTAGATCCTAAGAAAGTCCTTATCGGCGATAATGGTCAAATCTTTGAATTTGATAAAGATGGTGGTCGTAAAGGTGGACGCGTACAAGCTGGCGCTATCTTCGTTGATGGCCTTGGCGTTGGTGACGTAGGTAATATCGTTATCCGCGACCGTCAACAATTGGCACAAGAAGGTATGGTTATCGTTGTTATGGCGATGGACAAAGCGTCTGGTACTATCGTAGCTGGTCCAGACCTCGTATCTCGTGGCTTCGTATACGTTCGTGACGCAGAAGAACTCATGCTTGCTGCGGAGCACCGCGTAGAACAAGTTCTTGAAGATTGTGAAATGCAACGCATCAAAGACTGGACAACCATTAAGCAAAACGTACGTGACGCATTGGGTAAATTCTTCTATGATAAAACCCGTCGTCGTCCTATGATCTTGCCGATTATTCAAGACGTATAA
- a CDS encoding DUF805 domain-containing protein yields MKRYCESCRQYCDEAAMFCPHCGQYTTAVEVERIAPEGDIIYPLAHYQLSYKDTFLYVVGHKFMNSDGRASKGEFLRFFLLWLLVIVGILALAYGLTAVLHRGIYLILLAWMLLTIIGLVLLIPLGALCIRRLHDTGKSSEHLFFVLIPFIGPIILFALLCKKGEPKANQYGEALRNIVIDKRLASIMKVSPTSSAFTTRILVALLVSAICVCSVSARYMGPESELELGGWFTNIIVGQGSDEAARDAIHDYFDAVNEKNYDKAFTYVINQTKTNPVEKQKWMESMKSAPKVVVGSLGASRITRINSMKRIIYEADLQVTKPGDGAVEAAHMTRYISLVEENGEWHIEGFYKSMPDDK; encoded by the coding sequence ATGAAACGTTATTGTGAATCCTGCCGTCAATATTGTGACGAGGCGGCCATGTTCTGTCCGCATTGCGGGCAGTATACGACTGCGGTGGAGGTTGAGAGAATTGCACCGGAAGGGGATATTATCTATCCGCTGGCGCATTATCAGTTGAGTTATAAGGATACATTTCTTTATGTGGTAGGCCACAAATTTATGAATTCAGATGGCCGCGCGTCTAAAGGAGAATTTTTGCGGTTCTTTTTGTTGTGGCTATTAGTTATCGTTGGAATTCTGGCGCTTGCTTATGGACTTACGGCGGTGCTTCATAGGGGTATTTATTTAATCCTGTTGGCATGGATGTTACTGACAATCATCGGTCTAGTCTTGCTAATTCCGTTGGGGGCTCTATGTATCCGTCGCCTTCATGATACCGGTAAAAGTAGTGAACATCTATTTTTTGTTTTAATACCTTTTATAGGGCCAATAATTCTATTTGCTCTACTGTGTAAGAAGGGTGAACCGAAGGCCAATCAATATGGTGAGGCGTTAAGGAACATCGTCATTGACAAACGGTTGGCATCTATTATGAAAGTATCGCCTACGAGCAGTGCTTTCACCACTCGAATTCTCGTTGCATTGCTGGTGAGTGCTATCTGCGTATGCAGTGTTTCGGCTCGTTATATGGGACCGGAAAGTGAACTGGAGCTGGGCGGATGGTTTACGAACATCATTGTCGGTCAAGGCAGTGATGAAGCTGCACGGGATGCGATACACGATTATTTTGATGCCGTCAATGAAAAGAACTATGATAAGGCTTTCACCTATGTTATCAATCAGACTAAGACGAATCCCGTAGAAAAGCAAAAATGGATGGAATCTATGAAGTCGGCGCCGAAGGTGGTTGTCGGGTCCTTAGGTGCGAGTCGTATCACTCGTATAAACAGCATGAAACGCATCATTTACGAAGCGGATCTGCAAGTCACTAAACCCGGAGATGGCGCGGTTGAGGCTGCGCACATGACACGCTACATATCTCTGGTCGAAGAAAATGGCGAATGGCATATTGAAGGATTTTATAAAAGTATGCCAGATGATAAATAA
- a CDS encoding uracil-DNA glycosylase — translation MSLFTSEEEKTLSFDEYMTSFDTNQIAKVQQFIDWLGQYRGELVHNPWGEVNPDLEIVRPDFDAAQVRRNNLMAYLLPRLGRSKIFVVAEAVGYQGGRFSGIAITCERILLDKHKTIRAHQITPVTLQRTSSPVSPMLKRTQQEQGFNEPTDTVVWSAIIEQEIDPYDALLWNIFPFHPHKAGEPLTNRTPTESEQQLGWEYTKRLLALHTELGGPEPLVLAVGQKSADTMGRFGLSAIGLRHPANGGANLYREGFAKAIGQFIP, via the coding sequence ATGTCCTTATTTACATCAGAGGAAGAGAAAACGCTGTCTTTTGATGAATATATGACCTCGTTTGATACGAATCAGATTGCAAAAGTACAGCAGTTTATAGACTGGCTCGGTCAATATAGGGGCGAGCTTGTTCACAATCCATGGGGCGAGGTGAATCCTGACCTCGAAATTGTTCGGCCTGATTTTGATGCGGCTCAGGTGCGTCGTAACAATTTGATGGCGTATTTGCTGCCGCGGTTGGGACGCTCCAAGATCTTTGTGGTGGCGGAGGCTGTCGGATATCAAGGTGGGCGCTTTTCGGGTATTGCCATTACCTGTGAGCGCATATTGCTGGATAAGCATAAAACGATTCGGGCGCATCAGATAACGCCTGTTACATTACAAAGAACCAGCTCTCCTGTGAGCCCTATGCTGAAACGGACCCAACAGGAACAGGGGTTCAACGAGCCTACGGATACGGTAGTATGGAGTGCTATCATCGAACAGGAAATTGATCCGTACGATGCGTTGCTGTGGAATATATTTCCCTTTCACCCTCACAAGGCGGGCGAACCGCTCACTAATCGGACGCCGACCGAGTCGGAGCAGCAGCTGGGTTGGGAATATACGAAAAGACTGTTGGCATTGCACACCGAATTAGGTGGACCGGAGCCGCTCGTGCTCGCTGTCGGTCAAAAATCGGCGGACACGATGGGGCGATTCGGCCTTTCAGCCATCGGTCTTAGACATCCGGCTAACGGTGGGGCTAATTTATACCGTGAAGGTTTTGCTAAAGCTATAGGCCAATTTATACCGTAA